The genomic window CTGGCGCCGGTTACAGACTCCAGGAGATCGAGTATATGCTCACGATCATCAAAGGCATACAGCAGTGGGGTGAAACCTCCAAGGTCCAGGACAAATGCGCCGAACCAGAGAAGATGACTGGCAAGCCGGTTGAGCTCAACGGTAATCACCCGCAGATATTCGGCCCGCTCCGGAACTTTAATCCCTGCAGCTCTTTCTACGGCAAGAACATGGCAATGGTTATAGGACAATGCTCCCAGATAATCAAGGCGCCCCATATTCGGGAGGTATTGCGCCCAGGTACGATTTTCCCCCATTTTTTCATGCATTCTGTGAATATAGCCGAGCACCGGCTCGGCATTATCGACATATTCGCCGTCCATGGTGAGTTTTACACGGAGTACACCATGGGTTGCCGGATGCTGCGGCCCCAGATTGAGGACAAAGGACTCTTGCGTCTGACTTGCTGCAAAATCACTCATGCTTTGAAATCCTTCAGTAATGGGTGAAAATCGGCGTCTTCCGGCAAAAGAAGTGGTGAAAGATCTGGATGTCCTTCAAACACTATCCCAAAAAAGTCATGGGTCTCTCTTTCGTGCCACTCGGCTCCGGAAAAAACCTTGCAAATGGTCGGTATCTGCGGATTGTCGCGTGGAATCCGAACCCTTACCACAACCCGGCAAAGTTCAGAAAAATTATTAAAGTCATACACAACTTCCATCTGCTGATCATTAATCCAGTCAACCCCGGTAACCGCTTCGATAAAGAAATTTTCCCTGTTGAGGATCTGCGCGGCGGCAACTACCTTATCAGGGGTTATCTCTGCATCAAGATGAAACCCCTTGGCAGCATAATCGGTTACCATTACCGGCTGACGCGGCCCTTCTTCGGCCTTTTCTTTTTCAGCACCCTCTCCATCAGGAGTCTGCTCACCCTTCTGCGCTTCTTCCACAACTGCTGGTTGCGCTTCAACCGCCGCAGGGATTTCCTGAACACCCATCAAATCAGACAACGCTTTCTTTACCGTATGAAGGATCATCTCACCCGGCCTCCACCCTTGGCCATCTTCGCGTGCCTGTTATTTTTTCCTCAAGCTGCAGGATTCCTTCGATTAAAGCTTCGGGCCTCGGCGGGCAGCCTGGAATATAAATGTCAACGGGCAGAAACTTATCCGCGCCTTCAACTATGCCGTATTGCCCTTCAAACACAAAAGGCCCGCCGGAAATTGCGCAATTGCCCATGGCAATGACCCATTTCGGCTCAGGCATCTGGTCATAGAGCGTTTTCACCGCCGGCGCCATTTTCTTACTGATGGTCCCGGCAACAATCATTACATCACATTGGCGGGGAGAAGGCCTGAAGACCTCGGCTCCGAACCGTGCCAGATCAAAGCGCGATGCACCCGCCGCCATCATTTCGATAGCACAGCATGCAAGGCCGAAGGTCATGGGCCATAATGAGTTGGCCCTTCCAAGGCCAAGAATTTTGTCAAGCTGTGTAAGCTGGACAATGGATTGAACTATTGAGGGCTGTACGTTTTCCGTCCCCATTGAAACACTCCCTTTTTCCAGGCATAAAGAACAGCCAGAGATAATATTCCGACAAACATCAAGACTTCAACAAAGTCACGGATACCGGCTTCAGAATTATAAGCAACAGCAACTGGGAAGAGAAACAGAACATCAACATCAAAAGCGAGAAACATCAACGCATAAAGATAATAGACAATTCCAAATTTGACCCAGGCTTCGCCGATGGGTTCCATACCACATTCAATAATCTGACTGGTCTTGTTAGCTATATTACGGGTGCCGCGTGGGGCAAAGAGGATGGCAATGATGAACGGGCCGATAGCAAAAGCCAGACCGCCGAGACAAAAGGCGACCACATAAAGAAGATCCAAGTGATCAAAAAGAGCTTGTTGTTCCACTATTAAGTGCTCCTGGTTGAATTGAAGAGCGGACAAATTTCCTACCACAACAATAAATCACCGGTAACTTTATTATCCCAATAAATATTCCCTGTCAAGAAAAAATGAATGGCCATTCAGGAAATTGTTTTTCCGGCCTGCGGAGCTGTATTAACTTAGGAAAAATAAGTGATTACTCGATGAAATTTTTCATCTGTTTAAATCGATACAGCTCGCCACAAACATGAAAAGAACGATGAAACAATTGGTTACCATAGCAAAACAACACCCCGCTCATGGATCATTTTCCTGACAATTACAACTTATAGGTTGGTGCGAATCGTGACACTTCATGCAATATGAAAGATCCTGCCGGAAATAATTATTTCCCAGGCAATGTCATTCTTTGAGCATTGCCAGCAGTCTTTCATGGATATTATCGAAGCCGCCGTTGGACAGGATTGCCACTACATCCCCTGGCTCAACAACCTTGACAAGAAAATTCAAAATGGCTTCAGTATCGGCAAAATACTGGGCATTGGCCGAATGTCTATGTACCAGGTCGGCAACCAGCTGGTGTGAAGAAAACCGTGCGCTTTCCGGAATATTTTTCAAGGGCTCCGGCTCCTTGATCAGCACCATGTCTGCCTTCCCGAAGACATCAACATAGGCGTTTTGAAATATTTTCCTGCGGCTGGAATTTGTCCGGGGCTCAAAAACTGCAATGAGGCGATCCCCGTCGTATGCCCCTTTCAAGGCGGCAAGCGTTGCTTCAACTGCAGTGGGGTGATGGGCAAAATCGTCAATCACCGTTACTCCCTTTGCAATCCCCCGAACTTCCTGTCGCCGCTTGACGCCCTGAAATTCTTTAAGACCCTGAGCGATCTTCTCAGGACTGACACCGATATGGTCCAATACCGCAATAACCGCAAGGCTATTCAGCGCATTATGCATCCCGGGCATTGCGGTCATCACCTCCACGAACGGCTCGCCATTCTTCAGAACTTCAAATCGTGTCCCCGATCTTGAAACCACCAGATTCCTTAATGACCACTCCTGATCGGGACCTGTCCCATAGGATTTGACCGGGCATTTGGCATGGGCAACAATCTCGCGCACCACCGGATCATCCATGCAAGCAACAATACAGCCATGCGTTGGGACAATCTCCACCAATTTCCTGAAAGCCTTTTTTATGGAATCAAGATCATCAAAAATGTCGGCGTGATCAAATTCTATACTTGTAATTATTGCTATTTGCGGCTGATAATGAAGGAATTTCGGGCCTTTATCGAAAAAAGCGGTATCGTACTCATCCCCTTCAATGACGAAATAATCCCCGGAACCTATATTAAAATTCCGGCCAAATGCCTGCACCAGACCGCCGATCATAAAACCGGGATCCAGGCCTGCGGAATCAAGAGCCGTTGCAAGAATTGAAGATGTGGTGGTTTTCCCGTGGGTGCCCGAAACCACAATAGAAGATTTGCCTTTCAGGAAGTAATGGCCCATTGCCTGGGGAAAGGAAACATACGGAAGACCGCGATCATAAAGAGAAACCGCCTCTGGATTCCCGGCGGAAATCACATTGCCGACTACGACAAGGTCGGGCTCCGGGTCGAGATTCCCCGGTCCATAACCGCTGAGAAGAGCAACGCCGATACCCGCCAGAAAGTCACTCATCGGCGGATAGATATTTGCGTCTGAACCGGTAACCCGGTAACCGGAATCAATAAGCATTCCGGCAAGGGCGCCCATGCCGGTACCGCATGCACCCATGAGATGTATATGCTTGACGGGATCAGGGAAAAAATTCAGCGAAGGATCAAGCATCACCTGATCACTCAGGACCGGACGGTGTCGCGTACCGATTTATAGATGTCTTCGAAGGTTTCACTGAAATTTGAAGGCGACAATCGCCCCACTTCGATGAATTTCACCACAACCTCTTTTGCCACTTTGAGGATAGTGTCATCGGAGACCGGTTTGCTTGTTGCATCGTTTTGTTCTGCTGGTTTATTTGATGAGCTCATGATGTACTTGAATTAACTGGTCCCGGGATGCGCGCCAGGTTTCAAACCTGGAATCCCTTTCATTTATCCGTAAGCGATCACCGGATCGGTCATGTTCGCAGATAGGCGACGATTTCGAGCAGGTCAGTTGGTTCGGGTCGCCCTGTCGGGCGCTCAGATCGTGGGGGGCAAAGTCGAACCATGCGATCGTTTTCGAACGACAAGAAAGCCTCAGCGGCTTGAAGAAGGCCAATTCTTTTATGCCGCCAGAGGCTGACCTTTAGGAAAAACCTATCAAGCCCTCCCTAAAAAACAGATAATATATTGGTGGAGCTAAGCGGGATCGAACCGCTGACCTCTTGAATGCCATTCAAGCGCTCTCCCAGCTGAGCTATAGCCCCACATTCTTTGCAATTTTTCCACCTGAGAATCGCCTGCAAATGAGGGATTTTTGATTACCATGCAACCCAAACCAGTGTCAAGTGTTTTTCTCTTACGCAATGGCTTGCATTTCTCTTGCCAAGCAAAATAGAGTCTGTTAGAGTCATTTTTGCTTATACCTGATTCAGCAATATATGGAAAACATTGAAGTTTAATTGGCTTTATGCCGATATTTGCAAAAAAAATGTCTTGGGTATTACAATCGTTCGAAACTCATGAAATTAGCAATCAATGCCGGAATTGCTTCAAATTTACTACACTCAACCTAGAAACTGCTTAATTCTGAGGCACAAACCCAATGTTCCCTCCCTTCAATTCGCTTTTCGGATGGCTTTCCAACGACCTTGCCATTGACCTGGGCACCGCCAACACCTTGGTATTCGTCAAGGGTAAAGGCATTGTCCTGCGTGAGCCCTCTGTTGTCGCCGTACGCCAGGACCCCAGGGGCAACAAGGTTCTCGCCGTGGGGAAAGAAGCCAAAATGATGGTGGGTCGCACCCCCGGCAACATCGTGGCCATAAGACCGATTAAAGACGGGGTTATCGCCGATTTTGAAGTCACCGAGGCAATGCTTCGCTATTTTATCAACAAGGTCCACAACCGAAGAACCCTGGTACATCCGCGAATCATTATCAGTGTTCCCTCCGGCATTACCCAGGTTGAAAAAAGGGCGGTGCGCGAATCGGCGGAATCCGCCGGTGCAAGAGAGGTCTACCTCATCGAAGAGCCCATGGCCGCGGCAATCGGCGCCGGCCTGCCGATAACCGAACCCACCGCCAATATGATTGTCGATATCGGTGGCGGCACAACGGAAGTTGCGGTCATCTCGCTTGCCGGTATTGTGTACGCGAACTCTGTGCGCGTTGCCGGTGATAAAATGGATGAAGCGATACTGCATTACATTAAAAGAAAACATAACCTGGCAATTGGCGAACATTCCGCCGAAGTCATTAAAACAACCCTGGCCGATGTCATGCCGGAACAGCCTTACGCCACCATGGACATAAAAGGCCGTGACCTGGTTTCCGGCGTTCCCAAAACCCTGACCATCGACGCAAACGAGGTCAGAATTGCCATTTCAGAACAGGTTGATGCCATAATTGAAACAGTCAAGCTGGCTTTAGAGTCAACCCCTCCAGAGCTGTCGGCGGACATAGTTGACCGGGGAATTGTTTTAACCGGTGGCGGCGCACTGCTCAAGAACCTGGACAAACGGTTACGGGAAGAAACCGGCCTGCCGATCATCATTGCCGAAGACCCACTGTCTTCCGTAGTCCTCGGCTCCGGCAAGGCCCTTGAAAATATTGACGTCCTTAAAGACATCATGATCTCCTGATTGCCGAACGAACAATCCTGTTTCATTCACCGGACAATCCTTTTCGCTGGTGTTTCTCTCCTGTATGGAACGACTGAAAACCCATATCACCTGCAGTCCGGCCCTTTATCCCGCCGGGCATGAAGTGCGGCAGACAAAAAAACTACAATGTTTTTCCTGACACAACAGCACATAAGAGGCCACCACAGCTGCTTTCCTTCTGCATCTGCCTGTAATTTCAGCCGGTTGCAAATGCAATGAGAAAAAGAATACAACACAAACAACAGGTCAAAGCCTTACTGGTTTTCGGTATTGTTCTTACCCTAATCCTCATCCTGATTGTTACCACGGTGGGCCGTAAAAAATTCAATTCTCCGCATAAACTTGCTCTGGAAATCGTCGGTAGTGCCCAATATGCCGTTTCGCAGGTGACCTCTGGTTTTCGAAGCATATGGGAAGAGTACATCGCACTCTTGAACATCCGCGATGAAAAAAGACGCCTCGAAGAAAAAATCATTAAATTACAGGCAACCAATAATTCTTATCGCGAAGCAGTTGCAATAAATGCCAGGCTGACAAACCTGCTTGAAATAAAAGAAAAAGTTTCACCACCGACCATTACCGCTCAAATAATCGGCAAAGATCCTTCCCTCTGGTTCAAAACCATAATTATTGATCGCGGCAGCAGCGAAGGAGTACATACAGGCATGCCTGTCGTTACCGGCGAAGGAGTTATCGGGCAGGTATTGAACACCTCTCCACATTATTCCAAAATCCTTCTTGCAATCGATCCCAACAGCGCCATTGACGGACTCATCCAGGAAACAAGGGTCCAGGGCATGGTCAAGGGCAAAGACAACTCCTACGAGATGCAATATGTATTAAAGAATGCCGTTGTCAATGAAGGTGACCAGATTGTCACATCAGGTCTCGGCGGCGTCTTCCCCAAAGGACTTCCCGTCGGAACGGTGAGCAAAGCGGTCAAAAGCAGACGCGGCATGTTTCAGCAGATCGATATTATTCCGGCGGTGGATTTTTCAACCCTTGAATATGTTATAATTATACTGACGGAAAACCCCCTCACCGAGTAACCTTGTGTATGCGAATTACCGGTTTTTTAATAATAGGCGCCCTGCTGCTCGTTATACAGACAAGCATCCTGCCTCTTTTGCCTGAATGGATAGGGAGACCGGACCTGCTGTTCATCCTGGTTGTTTTTATCGGCACAAGTATGGAAACCTTTCGCGGCACGGTCCTGGTCCTGCTTTTCGGTTTATTGATGGATATTTTTTCCGGTTTATTTCTGGGACTGTACCCCCTTCTCTACCTCATTCTCTTTTTTGTAATCAAAGGGGTTTCAAGGCACATTCTTATTGAAGATTCATACTACCAGGCACCGCTTGTTGTTGTCAGCTATCTCTTTACAACAGTCGGCCTCTTCATTTTCTGCTCGATTATGGCGCCGGAAAACCAGTTCTACTGGTCCTGGCGGGACATATTGCTCCAGCTCCTTATAATCTCAATTATATCCGTTCCACTCCGTCACCTGTATGACCGGATCTTTCCGGTGCTTGAACATAAACAGACAACGGTTTGGTCATTGCGGGCTAAACAGCGCAATCGTTTTAAATCGTAGTTTTTAAATACTCCAGTAAAGCCTGATGCCACGAATACCCACACGGATAAGAAAATTAGACGAAGCAGAGCTCAAAGTCCTCAAAAGACGGGTAGATGTCGTAACCGCGATTATCATAGTTTTTATCGCGATCCTGATTTCACGCCTCTGGTTTCTGCAGATCCATCGAGGCCAGGATTACAGCAAACTCTCGGAAAACAACCGGGTTCGGGCAAGAGATATTGCTGCGCCGCGAGGAAACATCCTCGACCGCAAAGGTAACATCGTTGTTGCCAACCGGCCGCAGTTCAATGTTGTCTGGGTTCGGGAAGACACCCCGAATCCTGACAAAGTCATCAAAAGCCTTGCCAAAATACTCGACGAAGACATCTCCGCCCTCCTCAAAATTGTGAGAGAAAGCGCCGACAAACCGCGTTATGTCCCAATCCGCCTGAAAAAGGATATTGACTGGAAAACCCTGGTCTATATTGAAAACCACAAAATAGACCTCCCAGGCGTCCGTATCGAAGTTCTGCCGATCCGGGATTACCTTTTCGGCGACCTGGCTTCACACCTCATCGGCTATCTCGGTGAAGTAAATCCGGATGAGCTTAAATCCCTGCAATGGAAGGGATACCTGGGTGGAGACCAGATCGGCAAAATGGGTGTTGAAAAACTCTACGAAGATCATCTGCATGGCGAAAAAGGACGGAAATATGTTGAGGTGGACGCCCTGGGTTTTGAGCAGAAACAGCTCGAAGCCCAGGAACCACTGCCGGGCAATGATGTATATCTGACCATTGATCACAAACTCCAGCTCGCTGCTGAACAGGCAATGGAGGGCAAGGCCGGAGCCGTTATCGCCATGGAAGTAAACACCGGAAAAATCCTTGTTCTTGCCAGCTCTCCTCCGTTAAAGCTTGAGGAGTTTGTCGACGGCATTTCCACAACCGCCTGGAAATCCATGCTCGACAACCCCCTCCATCCCCTTCTCAACAAAAGCATTCAAGGCCAGTATCCGCCCGCCTCAACTTACAAAATCAATACTGCACTCGCCGCCCTTGAATCCGGGGCGATCACTCCAAAAACAATCTTTTACTGTTCCGGCGCCCTGAAATTCGGCAATAAAACCTATCGCTGCTGGAAAAAATCCGGGCATGGGGCGATAGACCTCCATCGGGCCCTGGCTGAATCATGCGACGTCTATTTCTACCATGCCAGCCAGGAAACCGGCATTGACAACATCGCCAAATATGCCCAGAGTTTTGGCCTCGGAACTAAAACCGGCATCAATCTCGAACACGAAAAACCAGGGTTAATCCCCACTTCGGCCTGGAAAAAAAGAAAATATGGCGAATCCTGGCAGGACGGCGAGACTCTTTCCGCATCAATTGGCCAGGGGTTTAATCTCGCCACGCCGTTACAGATATGTCAGATGATGGCTGCACTGGTTAACGGCGGTATTCTCTACCGACCCCAGCTTGTTCTTTCCGTCAAGGGACTTGAAGGGGAAAGCCTGCAGAGTTTCACCCCCCTGGTTGACGGAAAGATTTTGGGCAGCCCGCAAAACATCGCCTTAATCCGCGAGGGACTGGTCGCTGCAGTCAATCATCCTCGCGGCACCGGCGGCGCCGCCCGGCTTAAATCCATAAAAGTCGGCGGCAAAACCGGGACTGCACAGGTCGTAGGCCTGAGTCAGCATAAAGACCTGAAGGAAGATGAAATCCCCTATAAATATCGGGACCATGCGTGGTTTACAGCCTATGCGCCAGCCGACAAACCGGAAATTGCCGTTGCAGTAATCGTCGAACACGGCGGTCACGGAGGTTCAACCGCCGGCCCCATTGCTAAAAAGGTCCTGAAACAGTATTTTAATATCCTATCAGATGATGCGGACTTCTTCCCAGTAATCGAGACAGACTAAGAGCCGACATTAAAATATTCAAAGGTGATGGACTCTTAGATAAGCCAGAGAGAAACGAGACTTCGAAAAGTCGCTGTAGCAAAAGGTCCACCACAAAATCAACAGATTACAACGCAATAACTCGATGGAATCAGTCTTTTGACGATTTCATCAAACTTACGGATAACATTTAATGTTCAAATTTGACCGCCGTCTCCTGCAAAACTTTGACTGGATATTCCTGCTGGCAATCCTGATCATCGCCGTTATGGGAATAGCCAATCTATACAGCGCCACCGCGATGAATGAGTATTTCGGCACCCCGGTGTATATGAAACAGCTGTATTATTACTTGCTGGGATTCGGCCTTGCCATCTTGCTGATCAGCTTTGATTACCGGTTATTTATGAGCTGGAATTATATTCTTTATGCAGGTGCAATCCTTTTATTGGTTATCGCTCTGGTATTCGGCAGCACTGTCGCCGGAACCCAGCGCTGGATAAACCTGGGATTTTTTCGCCTGCAGCCATCGGAACCGGCAAAACTTGTGCTGGTCATCACCCTGGCAAGTTATTATTACCGGAAAGATACCGGCAAGGGTTTTGGGCTGAGAGAACTGGGAGTGCCGGCCCTACTCACGGCCCTGCCTTTCCTGCTGATCCTCAAACAGCCTGATCTCGGTACGGCGCTGATGTTCTGCTTCATCTTTATTTCCATGACCCTTTTTGTAAGACTCAAATGGACCACCCTCGCGACCCTTGTCGGGTCTTGCTGCGCCCTCATCCCCATCGGCTGGAATTACTTCCTCAAGCCCTATCAGAAACAAAGGGTCCTGACATTATTCAATCCGGAACTTGACCCCAGTGGCAGCGGCTACCATATCCTGCAGTCAAAAATTGCCGTGGGCAGCGGCAGCACGTTCGGCAAGGGCTTTCTGAAAGGCACTCAGGGGCATCTGGAATTTCTTCCCGAGCGGCACACGGATTTTGCCTTTTCGGTCTGGGCAGAAGAATGGGGTTTTCTCGGCTCTTTATTCTTCCTGATCTGTTTTTTCTTTCTTCTCCTTCTCGGACTGAATATAGCTCTTTCCTCCAGGGATAAATTCGGGGTGCTGCTTGCATTCGGCATCATCTCACTCATCTTCTGGCAGGCGTTTATCAACATTGCGATGATCCTGGGCCTGCTGCCGGTTGTCGGCATGCCACTGCCGTTATTTTCCTATGGCGGCTCCTCGCTGATCACCACTCTGGCGGGCCTGGCAATACTTATGAATATCCGAATGCGGCGTTTCATGGCGCCCACCCTTTAGTTCCTTCTTGCCTGAGTCTGTGTCTTAAGCGGCACAAACTGAAACAATATAATTTGCTTTTTCCCCTGGAGTGTTGTTTCTATTAAAGGTAACAACGGGCCTTACACCTTTTATACCCATATAACCCTTGATAATGTGCCTGATTTACAAGGCTTTCACCGCACCATTTTCAAGGAGAGTTTAATGCTTAAACATTTTCTCTCGAAACAGCTGAACCGCCTCACCGCCCATGAAGGCCTGGTATTAGTCTTTACCGCAGTCGCCGTTGGTGCCGCAACCGGCCTGGCCGCAGTATTCTTCA from Pseudomonadota bacterium includes these protein-coding regions:
- the mreC gene encoding rod shape-determining protein MreC — translated: MRKRIQHKQQVKALLVFGIVLTLILILIVTTVGRKKFNSPHKLALEIVGSAQYAVSQVTSGFRSIWEEYIALLNIRDEKRRLEEKIIKLQATNNSYREAVAINARLTNLLEIKEKVSPPTITAQIIGKDPSLWFKTIIIDRGSSEGVHTGMPVVTGEGVIGQVLNTSPHYSKILLAIDPNSAIDGLIQETRVQGMVKGKDNSYEMQYVLKNAVVNEGDQIVTSGLGGVFPKGLPVGTVSKAVKSRRGMFQQIDIIPAVDFSTLEYVIIILTENPLTE
- the mreD gene encoding rod shape-determining protein MreD — translated: MRITGFLIIGALLLVIQTSILPLLPEWIGRPDLLFILVVFIGTSMETFRGTVLVLLFGLLMDIFSGLFLGLYPLLYLILFFVIKGVSRHILIEDSYYQAPLVVVSYLFTTVGLFIFCSIMAPENQFYWSWRDILLQLLIISIISVPLRHLYDRIFPVLEHKQTTVWSLRAKQRNRFKS
- a CDS encoding NADH-quinone oxidoreductase subunit C, which encodes MGVQEIPAAVEAQPAVVEEAQKGEQTPDGEGAEKEKAEEGPRQPVMVTDYAAKGFHLDAEITPDKVVAAAQILNRENFFIEAVTGVDWINDQQMEVVYDFNNFSELCRVVVRVRIPRDNPQIPTICKVFSGAEWHERETHDFFGIVFEGHPDLSPLLLPEDADFHPLLKDFKA
- the rodA gene encoding rod shape-determining protein RodA, encoding MFKFDRRLLQNFDWIFLLAILIIAVMGIANLYSATAMNEYFGTPVYMKQLYYYLLGFGLAILLISFDYRLFMSWNYILYAGAILLLVIALVFGSTVAGTQRWINLGFFRLQPSEPAKLVLVITLASYYYRKDTGKGFGLRELGVPALLTALPFLLILKQPDLGTALMFCFIFISMTLFVRLKWTTLATLVGSCCALIPIGWNYFLKPYQKQRVLTLFNPELDPSGSGYHILQSKIAVGSGSTFGKGFLKGTQGHLEFLPERHTDFAFSVWAEEWGFLGSLFFLICFFFLLLLGLNIALSSRDKFGVLLAFGIISLIFWQAFINIAMILGLLPVVGMPLPLFSYGGSSLITTLAGLAILMNIRMRRFMAPTL
- the mpl gene encoding UDP-N-acetylmuramate:L-alanyl-gamma-D-glutamyl-meso-diaminopimelate ligase, with protein sequence MLDPSLNFFPDPVKHIHLMGACGTGMGALAGMLIDSGYRVTGSDANIYPPMSDFLAGIGVALLSGYGPGNLDPEPDLVVVGNVISAGNPEAVSLYDRGLPYVSFPQAMGHYFLKGKSSIVVSGTHGKTTTSSILATALDSAGLDPGFMIGGLVQAFGRNFNIGSGDYFVIEGDEYDTAFFDKGPKFLHYQPQIAIITSIEFDHADIFDDLDSIKKAFRKLVEIVPTHGCIVACMDDPVVREIVAHAKCPVKSYGTGPDQEWSLRNLVVSRSGTRFEVLKNGEPFVEVMTAMPGMHNALNSLAVIAVLDHIGVSPEKIAQGLKEFQGVKRRQEVRGIAKGVTVIDDFAHHPTAVEATLAALKGAYDGDRLIAVFEPRTNSSRRKIFQNAYVDVFGKADMVLIKEPEPLKNIPESARFSSHQLVADLVHRHSANAQYFADTEAILNFLVKVVEPGDVVAILSNGGFDNIHERLLAMLKE
- a CDS encoding rod shape-determining protein; amino-acid sequence: MFPPFNSLFGWLSNDLAIDLGTANTLVFVKGKGIVLREPSVVAVRQDPRGNKVLAVGKEAKMMVGRTPGNIVAIRPIKDGVIADFEVTEAMLRYFINKVHNRRTLVHPRIIISVPSGITQVEKRAVRESAESAGAREVYLIEEPMAAAIGAGLPITEPTANMIVDIGGGTTEVAVISLAGIVYANSVRVAGDKMDEAILHYIKRKHNLAIGEHSAEVIKTTLADVMPEQPYATMDIKGRDLVSGVPKTLTIDANEVRIAISEQVDAIIETVKLALESTPPELSADIVDRGIVLTGGGALLKNLDKRLREETGLPIIIAEDPLSSVVLGSGKALENIDVLKDIMIS
- a CDS encoding NADH-quinone oxidoreductase subunit A; the encoded protein is MEQQALFDHLDLLYVVAFCLGGLAFAIGPFIIAILFAPRGTRNIANKTSQIIECGMEPIGEAWVKFGIVYYLYALMFLAFDVDVLFLFPVAVAYNSEAGIRDFVEVLMFVGILSLAVLYAWKKGVFQWGRKTYSPQ
- the mrdA gene encoding penicillin-binding protein 2 — its product is MPRIPTRIRKLDEAELKVLKRRVDVVTAIIIVFIAILISRLWFLQIHRGQDYSKLSENNRVRARDIAAPRGNILDRKGNIVVANRPQFNVVWVREDTPNPDKVIKSLAKILDEDISALLKIVRESADKPRYVPIRLKKDIDWKTLVYIENHKIDLPGVRIEVLPIRDYLFGDLASHLIGYLGEVNPDELKSLQWKGYLGGDQIGKMGVEKLYEDHLHGEKGRKYVEVDALGFEQKQLEAQEPLPGNDVYLTIDHKLQLAAEQAMEGKAGAVIAMEVNTGKILVLASSPPLKLEEFVDGISTTAWKSMLDNPLHPLLNKSIQGQYPPASTYKINTALAALESGAITPKTIFYCSGALKFGNKTYRCWKKSGHGAIDLHRALAESCDVYFYHASQETGIDNIAKYAQSFGLGTKTGINLEHEKPGLIPTSAWKKRKYGESWQDGETLSASIGQGFNLATPLQICQMMAALVNGGILYRPQLVLSVKGLEGESLQSFTPLVDGKILGSPQNIALIREGLVAAVNHPRGTGGAARLKSIKVGGKTGTAQVVGLSQHKDLKEDEIPYKYRDHAWFTAYAPADKPEIAVAVIVEHGGHGGSTAGPIAKKVLKQYFNILSDDADFFPVIETD
- the nuoB gene encoding NADH-quinone oxidoreductase subunit NuoB, with the protein product MGTENVQPSIVQSIVQLTQLDKILGLGRANSLWPMTFGLACCAIEMMAAGASRFDLARFGAEVFRPSPRQCDVMIVAGTISKKMAPAVKTLYDQMPEPKWVIAMGNCAISGGPFVFEGQYGIVEGADKFLPVDIYIPGCPPRPEALIEGILQLEEKITGTRRWPRVEAG